In Zingiber officinale cultivar Zhangliang chromosome 9B, Zo_v1.1, whole genome shotgun sequence, the genomic window GATCCAAAGTCAAACTTTTGATGTTTTCAGTTATAATGGATTAACTTGTCTTCTTATatttcattataaaaaaaaaagaactaaTCCCTTTTGTCTCTTTATTCATAggagtttgatttatttttattgtggcatACATTGTAAAAGATTCTAAAGGACTTATGTTGCTAGTGTTCTAATTGTTTTGTAAATTTGCGGTTACCGGTTTCTCATCCAGTTTCAAACTGCAAAAACTATGATTGCGTGCTTCTAGCTGGGAGTCAATTATCATATAGAGAATGTCAGACATACCTTATGGTTGTCTGTTTAAATAATCATTATGGTTTGCATTGAATTCAATTGCTAATCTTTTGTGTCGCTTATTGTTCAAGAATGAAACCTTAAATCACAGGATTTTCCAATAGTGTAAGGTTTTAAGTTTTGGTATATATGCAAATTGGAATGAGTAAATATGAATAAGTCTGCTTTACATATTTTCCTTTGTAAATATAAAGAATTTTGAATGTGGTTCTTCATTGGTTTATTTTCtcggagagaaaagaaaagagggaggaaaTGGAAGTTAgtttttttcttgataacaagtacccaaatttaaaaatcttaattttccTTTGACTAAAAATACCTAAACTTGCATACCTTTCCTATTTTATTTTCTCCAATTTCTCTTCTAGTAACCATCTCCTAAGAGTATTTTGGTTGTAAATTTTCTAATTAAATGATAGTCCTTGTTCCATTGTCCGTgcttatgatttttttttgccTCTGCTTTTGTGGCATAAATGAACTACATCCATAATGAAACTACATCCAATAAGGTGGAATatgaaacaaaagaaaacaaatttgGCATTAACTAGTAAAATGGTTGCTTCGTAGCATATTGTTTACTGCAAAACCATAATTTGGGCAAGAATCAGTTATTTGTTTGGTGAAATCCCCTGTTGATCTAAATTCCATTTTCTCAGTTTTTGTCAAATCTTTCCTGGTTTTATAGATCATTTTTCTTAGCATTAGTGATTAATTTGTGAAAATCTTAGCCTTGTGTAATATTTTTCAACATTGATTTATTAAATTGTAATTTTATGTCAATGATTATAGGTAACATGTTACTGCTGTATAGAATGTTTTTGTCTGTGTATGTCTATTCAATTAATCTATCCCCACTTGTTGTGAGGTAATGGAAATGAGAGTATGCATGCACATGGCGTGTTTCTGCGGTATTGAGTTTTGTTGTCTGTCTACTTCTATCCAATCATTGTTGTTATGTAGGAATGACAGTGTGCACAAAGTCATATATACCAAAATGATGGACCTTACTAATTTACAAATAAAAGAAATTCTTCATATTTACGAATCTCCTTGTTGTGATGTTTCCATTATTTTGATAGATGCTTTGTCTTACTGTAGGCGTTGGGAAAAGTTGTCTCCTTCTGCGTTTCTCTGACGGTTCGTTCACAACAAGTTTCATCACTACAATAGGGTATATTATGTTTAAAGCTCTTTAAGGCTTTTCTATCTCAACTTGATTATTTTATTCTAGTGTTCTTTTTTCTGTTTTTGATCGTCGTTCTCTTGCACAGTATTGACTTTAAAATAAGAACTATAGAATTGGATGGCAAGCGAATTAAACTCCAAATTTGGGATACGGCTGGTCAAGAGCGTTTCCGAACGATAACAACAGGTAGGCTttaattgttttctttttcttcttgaagcAATTACTTTTAGGATGCATCGTTTGcactcatttgatttttttttcaaaagcttTTCTGGACTGAAACTGCATTCTCTCCATTTTGCTAGCTTACTACCGAGGTGCCATGGGCATTTTGCTTGTTTACGATGTCACCGATGAGTCATCTTTTAACAGTAGGCACCTTTACTCTTTATTCCACATAATTAATTGTTTAGATTATATTCTTCCTCTTCCTGACATAACTTACGCCTGCCAGACATAAGGAATTGGATCCGGAACATTGAACAACATGCGTCTGACAATGTGAACAAAATTCTAGTCGGTAACAAGGCTGATATGGATGAAAGCAAACGGGTATGTTCCCTTGGGTCGGTACCAACTTAATCTTCTATCTTCAACTACAATAGTTCGGCTTCCCCCAAGgctttacatttgtggtttcacaGGCTGTGCCTACTGCAAAGGGACAAGCACTTGCTGATGAATATGGAATCAAGTTTTTCGAAACCGTAAGCACTATACTGTGCATATTTTTCATTTGACGGTTGCTTCCTCTCTAACCGCTGGTGTTTTTTATGCTGCACAGAGTGCCAAGACAAATCTGAATGTGGAGCAGGTCTTCTTTTCTATAGCTAGAGACATTAAGCAAAGACTCTCCGAAACAGACAGCAAACCTGAGGTACCAAGAAATTTCCTATAGCTAAACTCTGAGCAACAATCTTAAGCATTTGTCAATTTGACGCAGGATCGGACAATTAAGATCAACAAACCAGACCAGGGAGCTGCCGAAGGCACCGCGGCGGCCAGATCATCATGCTGTGGATCTTGAGTGAACGATTCGAAGAGGCGGAGATGGACTCAAATGTGGTTGATAACTAATTTGCATGTCATAGGCCACAAAGGTTATCAATACAATGGACTCATGGGTGCTTGTAATTTCAATCCTTTTCTCCGTTCTGGTGCATTTGTCTCTGTGACTGCTTTACTTTATCCGACACTTTTTGTTTTCTCTCTCTTTCATTTGGTATTGCAAACTTGCAATTCCTGTTCTATTATCTTTGTAAAATTTGTGTGGAAAATGTATGCTTTATCACTTTCATGCCACTGGAAAATATCACTAGCAATTGTGGAGTTTCTCATAAATTCTCGAAATTATAAATAGGCTAGTGTCTTATCACTTCATTTGTGATATAGCTATGACTAACATGATTATATGTGTAAAATTAAAAGGGTATCCTAATTAATTGGATTAttaaaactatatttaaaaaatttaaattaaaagggTATCCCAATTAATTGGATTAttaaaactatatttaaaaatttaaattaaaagggTGTCTTGTTgtatatttttatatcaaaaaTATCGAAAGTGATTGTTACCATAATAATTAAGTTAGGTGTGCACGATttgataagaatttatttatgttcgtttaatatacacaagattttgttaaataaaatatacaaaatttgttaaataaaataaataaatttgaatgtgTATGTATTCGGCTTGTTAAGATTtgtaaataatatttatgaatcCGATAAAGAGGAtgatgaaagaaaaaaaagatgaggaggtggagatggagatggagatggagTTTGATAATTATTTACTTTGCATGTCATAGGCAACAAATCAAGTGATAGGGTGATTTCGCTCAACCCAAACGTCTCTTCACCGGCTCTACAGCGAGATGAAGCAGTTGCAGACTACCCAATCCAGGTCCGTTGACCTTGACATGTTCTGGCACTCCTTCGTCTAAGCATGTGGCAGACTACTTTTACCCATTGTGATTTGGACCATAACAAATTGGCATTGGCAATTATTTTGAGCATTTAGTCGAGTAAGATCCATTGTTTGTTAATAAATGAGTAAGATCCCTCGTAGGCTCGTATGGTGTTTTTTGCGTGACTCGGTCACTCAAAACTGAGTGATTGAAATTAAAAGTCGTCTGTCTGATCATGCAATACTGCAGATTCCCAATTTATTACACCATTTCTTATGCTAATTGGATATTCTTTTTTGATTTCTATCAATTGTTTAAACATTTGCTATATTATTTATTAGTTGGTTAGGTGGAAGAAGACTAGATCAAAATCAAATAGGTCGCTggcagaaaaagaaaagaaaaaaagaagatgAATAATCCTTTGACTTGGAATTTGGGATGCCATTTATTCCCTAAACTCTAATTCCTGCCTCAAACATAAAAAAAGAAAGCAGAGGAGATCTAATCGATCAAGcagaaactaaaaaaaataaaaattcagaaATGGGGAAGGGAGTTCTGGAGCTGCAGCTGGTCGATGCCAAGGGACTTCAGAACACCGACCTAATCGGTATCTttatctcttctttttcttttggacGATATATATAATTGGCTCCAGAATTCAAGGATCCTGGTAATTTGGTAGCAGGAAAGGTAGATCCTTACGTGGTGATCCAGTACAGAGGCCAAGAACACAAGAGCAAGATTGCTCGAGGTCAGTCAACCCGTCGCAGGATTTTAAGTTTGACTTTTGTGCTCTCCTCTCGGATCGCCTTCTGATCTTCTTATAATTGAGTTTCAGGTCAGGGAAGTAATCCTACGTGGAACGAGACGTTCCGGTTCCTGGTTCGCTCGCCGGCGGCGGCGGCTGCAGACCACCAGAACCAGCAGCACAAGGTCACGTTGAGGGTCATGGACCACGACACCTTCACCGCCGACGACTTCCTCGGCGAGGCCACGTACGTACAGAAGATTTTTTATGGCATTTTTGGCGGAATAGAATTGATGATTGTCTAGCTCttcgacgactatttgatggcgCAGGATCTACGTGGGAGATGTGATTGCTCGAGGGGTGGAGGAGGGGGCGGCGGAGCTGCAGACTACCAAGTACAGGGTGGTGCTTGCCGACCGGAGATACGGCGGAGAGATCCGAGCTAGTGTTACCTTCACTAACAAGGAGGTAATTCATTAATTAGCGAAAGCCAACATATTTTTTCATcctaaaaatatctttatttattcTAATATTGTTATAGTAATTACGGTTTTAGTTGCTATAACAAATAGCAAAATTTGATCAAATTattatacataaaaaaaatactctttaaattaattttaaccaAGTTTAAATGATTTTGATCACATTTGAACAATTTTAACTAGATTAGTAAAGAGTCTTTTGACATAATGTTTTATGTATAGTAATTTGGATTAAGTCGTGTTATTTTACTTTAATAGATTGTCTCAGTTATAGTCATATAGGTGTCTGTTAGCACAATTTAAAAATTAGAGTATTTTCAAAATAAGAAATATATTGGGGTCACAACTTTAATGCGTTTCTTTGCTAATTATGCATGGGTTTTATGTATTGACAACTTTGTTATATTTTGATTAGACGGAAGAAGAGGAAACAGGAGAAGAGTTTGGTGGATGGAAACACAGCTTTCGCTCCTAAGATTTGTTTAAGCACTTGTTTGCTATGAATGTTATGAATGCTGTTtgttttgttagagtttgtttatGGAGATTGTCAATGTGAATTGTTATGAAAGATTAGCGACTTTTATTGTTTTGGTCAGACACTTTGTTATTAGTTTTGTATTAGAGCAAGTTTATCATTTTAATAAAAGACTAGTCATATTAGCAGAGTGGTTGGCTACAGATAAATTGTGTTAAATAGGTTTTGAATAAAATTGTGAATGCTAAATCATGCtagcaaattttaaaattattcttaaaatttttaatatattatcatAATACCCCACGTTTCCATTAGGATTAATGGAGATTTTAATATATAGGGTGTCAGTTTTCTAGATCAAAACTGTATTTGTTTGTGAATTTTTAGCTATTTAAGTTCATGaaataattttattcaaaattgttaatgattttaaattgatcaaaattgAAAAAAGAAGCCATAGTATAACAAAGTTTATTAATCTAGAGTAGTTCAagtcatataaaaaattattatatactCATAAATtgttctaaatttaaaaaattaagacaTATATAGGCTTTGAAAGGAATATTTAAAAGAATACAAGGTGTCCCTCTAACAATTCTAGTAAAAATGAACATACTTCTAATTTTTATCCTAAGACTTTATAATCCTCTTCTAAGCATAGAACAGAATTTCAAATACAAATTTGTCGAAGAGATCTTTACAAGGACAGGGAACCAGCGAGGATGGGCAAACAATCTTACAACTCATCCGATTCACGTGGATTAATAGATAGATTGTTGAGCTATACAGATTTTCTCTTAACCTCAAAGTCTACTACACTCCATAATATGAGATTGTTACTTACTATGAATAGCCATCTTACTTATGCGGGTATAGTGCCCCCATTTAATGATAATGGCATATCACCCTCTGAACTCGAGGGACCATCAAGGGTGGtctcttgatttttcttttcctcttcctctaggaATCCTTGCTTGAATCTATCATAATTTGTCGGTTCACTTGGTTTGAAGGGTCGCTCCCCCAGGACTTGAACCAAATCATCTTGGTGCAGAACTTCCTTCTTGAGCAGGAGCTCTGCAATTTGTGTGACATGATCTTTGTGCTCTTTTATCAGTTCCAGAGTCTTCTCGTATGCCTTGGAAATCCACTCTCTCACCTCACCATCGATGATGGCTCCCGTCTTGCTGCTGTATGGCTTGGACAATTCGAAACCATCTTCACGCTGGGGAAAGGAGAGAAGTCCAACCTTGTCACTGAAACCATAGACCGCAACCTGCGCATAGGTCATTTTTGTGACCTTCTCTAAGTCATTTTGTGCACCCGTAGAGATTTTTCCAATCAAAACCTGAAAAAAAACTCAGTCATGTTATTTCAAACCCACCAGAATTTAGCTGTGTAAAGTAGAATTGTAAGATGTTACACAGACTAGGAGTTATACAGACTACATTATTAAATTGCAAATAGCATAGACAATCACTGCAATCCTTGGGACAGATCATGAACAGGAAACAAAGGGATGCAAATTTACAATCCCGAGTGAAGTCTAAGTTTTCAGACTTGGATCGAATGGGGTTGATGTGGTTCTAGTTTAACAAATAAGTAATTCAGCTAAAAGCACAGAGTAATAAGATATCAGACGAAATTGTCAGAAATTTATGTTTATGAAGTTCATCCAAGTGTGTGATTAGTGATTACAGTTGTAAGTTCAACAATATAATGTTCTCAAGAAATCAGAAAATACTAGAGAAATAAATAGAAATTATCATAAGGTCAAGTGTCAAGATACATCATCCCCCTCAACAGCAAGTACCAATTGAAGTAGTAGTCCCACCAAGGCACCAAACGAGTTATGAATATAATAGACTAGAGTTTGGAAAAGATTCCAAGATGAAGCTTCATCTTGGATTAGTCTTACTAATAATTCATGGTTAAACATCAGCTCCAGGAAATAAATGAGTACTAAATTCAATTCATGTAGAGATTGTGAAGCTATGCAATAGGAGGTGGAAGGCCAAATCAATTTAAAGAGAAAAACAATTGCATAAAAATGTCAAAAGACATTTAGTTTATTAATCAAGTATTAGTAAAGAATGACATTTTGTAATGAGTGCCCTTTTATCCGTATAGAGATTATATTAAAAGATCCAGTTCAATTATAACATACCACATTTAAACACTAATCAAATGCAATGCACaaactaaaaaatattaaaaaggagaGTTGTTTAGAAGGCCAGTTCAAACCTCTTCAGATGCGCGCCCACCTAGGGTCATGCATGTCATGTCAAAGAGCTGCTCTTTGGTCATCAAAAGGTTTTCATTAGGGACATATTGAGCAAATCCCAGAGCTGCAGTACCTCGAGGAACAATTGTTACTTTGAGGAGGGGCTCAGCATGCTCCAAGAACCATCCAACAACAGCATGACCAGCTTCATGGTAAGCAACAGTTCGTCGTTCCAACTTACTGATTacctttaaaaaaaagtttattaTGTAAGATTTGCAGAGCATGAATGACTTAGAGATAGACAGCCTAAAGTTGCTCAGGATATCCCTACATTACATTTGAACCATCAAAAAGACTCAAAACTTCTCTAGTAGAAGTCACAGCTGCTCAATAGCCAATCAATAAACAAATCATTATAGCGTCATTTTCAAGTATCCAAATTTTTTATTACCATTAGCTGAAATCTAggttaaaaaaaaacaagataaATTTTGGGGAAAACAATGATAAGTAGAATGAAATTACCttattcttcttctccaatccaCCAATGATCCTATCAATAGCAGCCTCAAAATGCTGCATCGTCACTTGTGTTTCTCCACTTCTCACAGCAATTAAAGCTGCCTCATTACAAACATTAGCAATATCTGCTCCAGCAAATCCAGGAGTTAAAGCAGCTAACCTTTGGGAGTAAAATGATGGCTCATTGTCTAGCTTGATCTTTTTAAGATAAATCTGGAAGATCTGTTCACGGCCCTTAATATCAGGTTTATCAATTGTTATTTGCCGATCAAATCGTCCAGGTCGTAGCAAGGCTTTGTCCAAGACATCAGGTCTATTTGTACCAGCAAGAACAACCACTCCTGATGTTGTCCCAAATCCATCCATCTCTACCAGTAACTGGTTCAGTGTGCTTTCCCGTTCATCATTGCCACCTGCGAAACCTCCACGACCTCTTGCTCGGCCAATGGCATCAATTTCATCGATGAAAATTATACTAGGAGCG contains:
- the LOC122024680 gene encoding ras-related protein RABE1c-like, which gives rise to MAAPPARARADYDYLIKLLLIGDSGVGKSCLLLRFSDGSFTTSFITTIGIDFKIRTIELDGKRIKLQIWDTAGQERFRTITTAYYRGAMGILLVYDVTDESSFNNIRNWIRNIEQHASDNVNKILVGNKADMDESKRAVPTAKGQALADEYGIKFFETSAKTNLNVEQVFFSIARDIKQRLSETDSKPEDRTIKINKPDQGAAEGTAAARSSCCGS
- the LOC122024185 gene encoding elicitor-responsive protein 1-like isoform X1, whose product is MGKGVLELQLVDAKGLQNTDLIAGKVDPYVVIQYRGQEHKSKIARGQGSNPTWNETFRFLVRSPAAAAADHQNQQHKVTLRVMDHDTFTADDFLGEATIYVGDVIARGVEEGAAELQTTKYRVVLADRRYGGEIRASVTFTNKETEEEETGEEFGGWKHSFRS
- the LOC122024185 gene encoding elicitor-responsive protein 1-like isoform X2; translation: MGKGVLELQLVDAKGLQNTDLIGKVDPYVVIQYRGQEHKSKIARGQGSNPTWNETFRFLVRSPAAAAADHQNQQHKVTLRVMDHDTFTADDFLGEATIYVGDVIARGVEEGAAELQTTKYRVVLADRRYGGEIRASVTFTNKETEEEETGEEFGGWKHSFRS